A stretch of the Xyrauchen texanus isolate HMW12.3.18 chromosome 20, RBS_HiC_50CHRs, whole genome shotgun sequence genome encodes the following:
- the LOC127661041 gene encoding dynactin subunit 1-like isoform X2 produces the protein MSQMKRYTYSRTTTSSGSSRMSSDAGGRPVKVGSLVEVIGKGHRGTVAYIGNTLFASGKWVGVILEEPKGKNDGTVQGKRYFTCQENRGIFVRQSQIQLVENGADTTSPDTPEASISKVPKRELIEGPKSNKVRGTKPKKMMRQTPTTRKTMARKPKQTRTGVGVKVGSGSASAGEMSSSEPSTPAQTPLAAPVIPSPVGTLPSPGALHIPGQNKEEETLRVQVKDLEEKLETLKIKRTEDKAKLKELEKHKIQLEQLQEWKSKMQEQQNDLQKQLKEAKKESTEALEAKERYMEEMADTADAIEMATLDKEMAEERAESLQQEADTLKEKVEELTMDLEILKHEIEEKGSDGAASSYHVKQLEEQNARLKEALVRMRDLSASEKQEHSKLQKQMEKKNFELDALRSQKEKLQEEMKMAERTIDELKEQVDAALGAEEMVETLTERNLDLEEKVRELRETVADLEAINEMNDELQENARETELELREQLDLGAASVRDVEKRVEAAQETVADYQQTIQKYRELTANLQEVNRELMSQQEASTEQQQSTEIFDFKIKFAETKAYAKAIEMELRKMEVAQSNRQVSLLISFMPDSFLKHGGDHDCILALLLIPRLICKAELISKQAQEKFELTETCLQRAGMRGAVGEQLSFAAGLIYSLTLLQAALHKYEHALSQCNVEVYKRVGSLYSEMSVHERSLDFLIDLLYKDLLDETVNVEPLTKAIKYYQHLYSIHLAEQPEDCTMQLADHIKFTQSALDCMAVEVGRLRAFLQAGQDEEGFCVLLKDLDTSCSDIRQFCKKIRRRMPGTDAPGIPVALCFGPQVCETLAESRRQLAWVNAVLQEVAAAAAQLVAPLSEQEGLPALKLEDMAFKAAEQIYGSQGINPQECLRQSCSVVIATMNKMATAMQEGEYDSERPHNGISPVEVRAAALRAEITDAEGLGLKLEDRETVIKELKKSLKIKGEELSEASVRLSLLEKKLDSASKDADERVEKIQTILDETHSLLKKKEKEFEETMDALQADIDQLEAEKVELKQRINSQSKMTIEGLGGSPASGIASIVTCGITSEEQKGKFVVSD, from the exons ACCACCACCAGCAGCGGTAGCAGCAGAATGAGTTCAGATGCAGGTGGGCGCCCTGTGAAGGTGGGTTCTCTGGTTGAGGTCATAGGTAAAGGTCATCGAGGGACTGTGGCCTATATTGGAAACACACTCTTTGCCTCTGGAAAATGGGTGGGAGTCATTCTAGAAGAGCCTAAAGGCAAGAACGATGGAACCGTGCAGGGCAAACGATATTTCACCTGTCAGGAGAACCGTGGAATATTTGTACGCCAATCACAG ATTCAGTTAGTAGAAAATGGAGCAGATACAACATCTCCTGACACCCCTGAAGCTTCCATCTCCAAAGTGCCCAAGCGAG AATTAATTGAAGGTCCAAAGTCAAACAAAGTG CGAGGAACCAAACCCAAAAAG ATGATGAGACAGACGCCTACAACTCGTAAG ACCATGGCCAGAAAGCCTAAG CAAACACGGACAGGGGTGGGGGTGAAGGTGGGCTCTGGCTCAGCCTCTGCAGGAGAGATGAGCAGCAGTGAACCAAGCACACCTGCTCAAACACCACTAGCTGCTCCAGTCATACCTTCACCTGTAGGAACCCTCCCCTCACCTGGAGCTCTTCACATCCCAGGTCAAAACAAA GAAGAGGAGACACTGCGTGTCCAGGTGAAGGATCTGGAAGAAAAGTTGGAGACTCTGAAGATAAAGAGGACAGAGGACAAGGCAAAACTGAAGGAGCTTGAGAAGCACAAGATTCAGCTGGAGCAGCTGCAGGAGTGGAAGAGTAAGATGCAAGAACAACAAAATGACCTGCAGAAACAACTCAAGGAGGCCAAGAAG GAATCTACGGAAGCTCTTGAAGCTAAAGAGCGCTACATGGAGGAGATGGCAGATACAGCAGATGCCATTGAGATGGCTACACTGGATAAGGAAATGGCTGAAGAGAGGGCGGAGTCACTGCAACAGGAGGCTGACACCCTGAAAGAGAAAGTAGAGGAACTTACTATGGACTTGGAGATACTCAAACATGAAATAGAGGAAAAAG GCTCTGATGGAGCAGCTTCTAGTTACCATGTGAAACAGTTAGAGGAGCAGAATGCTCGTCTGAAGGAGGCTTTAGTAAG GATGCGTGACTTGTCTGCATCAGAGAAACAAGAGCACTCAAAGCTCCAGAAACAAATGGAGAAGAAGAATTTTGAATTGGATGCTCTAAGATCTCAGAAAGAGAAACTACAGGAGGAAATGAAGATGGCTGAGAGAACGATTGACGAACTCAAAGAGCAG gtggaTGCCGCTCTTGGGGCAGAAGAGATGGTGGAGACATTGACTGAGCGGAATCTGGACTTGGAGGAGAAAGTACGAGAGCTCAGAGAGACGGTTGCAGATCTG GAAGCCATCAATGAGATGAATGACGAGCTGCAGGAGAATGCCAGAGAGACAGAGCTGGAGTTGAGAGAGCAGTTGGATCTGGGTGCTGCCAGTGTAAGGGATGTGGAGAAGCGTGTGGAGGCGGCACAGGAAACAGTAGCAGACTACCAGCAGACCATCCAGAAATACAGGGAACTCACAGCTAACCTGCAG GAAGTGAACAGGGAGCTGATGAGCCAGCAGGAGGCCAGCACTGAGCAGCAGCAGTCTACTGAGATCTTCGATTTCAAGATTAAATTTGCAGAGACCAAAGCCTATGCCAAG GCTATAGAAATGGAGCTGCGTAAAATGGAGGTGGCTCAGTCTAACAGACAGGTGTCACTGTTGATCTCTTTCATGCCTGACTCCTTCCTCAAACATGGAGGAGATCATGACTGCATCCTCGCACTACTGCTCATCCCACGACTCATCTGCAAG GCAGAGCTAATCAGTAAGCAGGCCCAGGAAAAGTTTGAGCTGACTGAGACCTGCTTACAGCGGGCTGGCATGAGAGGGGCTGTTGGAGAGCAGCTGAGTTTTGCAGCTGGACTCATCTATTCTCTCACTCTGCTACAGGCAGCACTGCACAAATATGAACA TGCACTCAGTCAGTGCAATGTGGAAGTGTACAAGCGTGTGGGTTCACTGTACTCTGAGATGAGTGTGCATGAACGCTCCCTAGACTTCCTCATAGACCTCCTGTACAAAGACTTGCTAGACGAAACTGTCAATGTGGAGCCTCTTACCAAAGCTATTAAATACTATCAG CACCTTTACAGTATTCATCTTGCTGAACAGCCTGAGGACTGTACCATGCAGCTAGCTGACCACATCAAA TTTACCCAGAGTGCTCTAGACTGTATGGCGGTGGAAGTAGGGCGTCTGAGGGCCTTCTTACAGGCAGGACAGGACGAGGAAGGGTTTTGTGTGCTGCTGAAGGATCTGGACACTTCCTGTAGTGACATACGACAGTTCTGCAAGAAGATCCGTCGGCGCATGCCAGGCACAGATGCACCGGGCATCCCAGTTGCCCTATGCTTTGGCCCACAG GTGTGTGAGACCCTGGCAGAGAGCAGAAGGCAGCTGGCCTGGGTGAATGCTGTGCTCCAGGAAGTGGCAGCGGCAGCAGCTCAGCTTGTCGCACCTCTCAGTGAACAAGAGGGTCTTCCTGCCCTCAAACTGGAAGACATGGCCTTTAAAGCAGCTGAACAG ATCTATGGGTCACAGGGCATAAACCCCCAAGAGTGTCTGCGTCAATCGTGCAGTGTAGTTATAGCAACCATGAACAAGATGGCTACTGCTATGCAGGAAGGAGAATATGACTCTGAGAGACCACACAATGGG ATATCTCCTGTGGAAGTCCGAGCAGCTGCGTTAAGGGCAGAGATCACTGATGCTGAAGGACTTGGCCTCAAACTTGAGGACAGAGAAACTGTCATTAAAGAGCTTAAGAAATCTCTAAAAATAAAG GGAGAGGAACTAAGTGAGGCCAGTGTGCGACTCAGTCTGCTGGAGAAAAAGCTGGACAGTGCTTCTAAAGATGCAGATGAGCGAGTGGAGAAGATCCAGACCATCCTCGATGAGACACATTCACTCCTGAAAAAGAAGGAAAA GGAATTTGAGGAGACAATGGATGCTCTCCAAGCTGACATAGACCAACTAGAGGCAGAGAAGGTAGAGCTGAAGCAGAGAATCAACAGTCAGTCAAAGATGACCATTGAGGGGCTGGGAGGAAGTCCCGCCTCTGGCATCGCATCCATTGTGACGTGTGGAATCACTTCTG AAGAGCAAAAAGGTAAATTTGTTGTCAGCGACTGA